CTCCAAACAGGAAGCATTACAACTCCAAAAGTAGCACATGTAGTAGGACTCAAATAGTTGTCAGGTATATGCATAATTTTTTCCTCCCTTGGAATCATTCTGATATATAACCCATCTTAATAATTTTATTATAAATCTTAAAGTTAACTCTAAGTCAAGTAGTTTAAAAAATTTTATTTACAAGTTATATATTACACTTATTTTGTTTTGATAACTACCAAACTTTAGTAACTTTCAAAACAAAATAAGTGTAAATGTTAAAGCTACATGCTTAACTATATATTTTTAACATTTACACCTTTGTAGTCATTTATCGACTATATATAGCACACTAAACTCCTTACATTATGAGCTACATATAATTATCAAATTTGTTTATACAAAAGTATAGCAAGAATACTACCAACTATTGGTGCTACTACAGGTATCCAAGCATATGACCAATCTGATTTTCCTTTATTTTTAAGTGGAAGAAGTGCATGTACAATACGAGGTCCTAAATCTCTAGCAGGATTTAAACCTGGTCCAGTTGGTCCACCTAGAGATGTAACTAATGAACAAACAAGAAATCCAAGTCCCACATACCCCACTGCCGGAGTACTTTCTACCGCAGTAGAATTAAGTATAAACATTGCACCTAGAACTAGTAAAAATGTTCCGAAAAATTCTGTAATAAATCCATTTACATGACTTCCTGAAGCGGATATAGTAGAACATGTGCCAAGGATACTTTTAGTATCTTGTGTTTCCTTATAAAATGGAACATATACAAAATAAAGTATAACTTGTCCTAGTATTGCTCCAACAAATTGGGCTAATATATATGGAATCACTTCTTTCCAAGGAAAAAGTCCATTTACAGCCATACCTATTGTCATAGCTGGGTTTGTTTGACTCCCACTAATTTTATTAAACATTAAAGCTGGAATCATTACACCAACCCCATAACCCACAGCAATAATAATCCATCCATTACGATATCCCTTTGTCCCTTTTAATTCTACATTTGCAACAGCACCATTACCAAATAATATTAAAATCGCTGTTCCGAGCATTTCACAAACTAATCTCACTGCTAAACTATAATGCATTATTATCACTCCTATATGAAAACTTCTACTCTACAATAACAGAAAGTCCATCTGGAATAACTGTTACTTTAGCATTTTCTCCTTCAATTTCGTATGCACGTCTTAATGCCTCTTCAAAAGTTGTTTTTAGTTCCATGTGCATATTTTCAATAAGTTCTGGATCAACGAGATCAGAAACCA
The Clostridium felsineum DSM 794 DNA segment above includes these coding regions:
- a CDS encoding MIP/aquaporin family protein is translated as MHYSLAVRLVCEMLGTAILILFGNGAVANVELKGTKGYRNGWIIIAVGYGVGVMIPALMFNKISGSQTNPAMTIGMAVNGLFPWKEVIPYILAQFVGAILGQVILYFVYVPFYKETQDTKSILGTCSTISASGSHVNGFITEFFGTFLLVLGAMFILNSTAVESTPAVGYVGLGFLVCSLVTSLGGPTGPGLNPARDLGPRIVHALLPLKNKGKSDWSYAWIPVVAPIVGSILAILLYKQI